The nucleotide window ACAGTTTATTTTATCATATAATATGTTTGGGTCAAAAGAATTACAATGTCATTATGTAACATAAATGCTCTTCCTTTCCGACACTCCGTGACACCGGTCGGAATGGGGATGCACACAAAAAAAGAGGTACATTCGACATGATCGTTGCCGACCTTCTCAAAAAACACCTGTTTCCGGACTTCCAGATTCTTGCCGGCGGCAGTGGACTCAGCCGGGAGATCAGCGCCGTTTCCGTGCTTGAGGCGCCCGACGCCGACAACTGGATGCGCGGCGGCGAGTTCCTCGTGGGAAGCGGTTTTGTCTTCAGGGATGATCCCGAGCAGCTCACTCCCCTCATAAGCAGGATGAACAGGAAGGGCATAGCCGCGGTGGGCTTCAAGCTCGATCGCTTCCACCACAAACTACCGGAGAGCATGACCGCCGAGGCGGACTCCCTGCAGCTTCCCATCCTCGAAGTGCCCATGCACTATCGCTGGACGGACATCATCGACGTGATCCACACCCACTTGATCCAGGAGCGGAACAGAGACCGGCCCGACGACCTCAGCGCCTTCTGGGAGGAGAGCCTCGACTTCCGGAAACTCATGTCCGACTTCGCCCAGAACCTTCGGCGGGATCTCCTGGTGCAGGCCCCCCAGCTCGATCTCAACAACCTCTTTCTCGCCGACGGTTCCATCCTCGGCGGAGAAGCAGTCCAGAAATGCCTGGACCTGCCGGTGGTGCAGGAGACGGCCCTTCCTAAAAGGGGGCAGATCCATTCCTGCGTGGAGGTCAGGAACAGCGGGCAGGTTCAACGGTTCGCCGCCTATCGGCTTCGGCTCGACACCCCCATCTCCATCTTCGTGGTCCTCTCCCCGGGCGAACTTTTTCCGTCGGCCCGGCAGGAGCGGATGGTGCTGAGAGCCCTGACCATGCTGAGGGCGTCGGCTCTCGAAATCGCCATCGTGTCGAGCAAAAAAGTGATGAAGAAGGAGCGGTTTCTCGAGGGACTCTGCTTTGGACTGTACTGCGATCCCTCCATGATCCGCATCAATCTTGGGGAGCTGGGAATTCCCCTCTCCCTTCCGGCGTCGGTGCTCATCGTCTCCACCGCCGACGGGCTCTCCTCGCCCCGCTGGACATCCCCGTCGGGGCTGAGCTACCGGCTCGGCAACACCTGGGTCACCCTCATCCCCTCTTCCG belongs to Aminivibrio sp. and includes:
- a CDS encoding PucR family transcriptional regulator ligand-binding domain-containing protein — encoded protein: MIVADLLKKHLFPDFQILAGGSGLSREISAVSVLEAPDADNWMRGGEFLVGSGFVFRDDPEQLTPLISRMNRKGIAAVGFKLDRFHHKLPESMTAEADSLQLPILEVPMHYRWTDIIDVIHTHLIQERNRDRPDDLSAFWEESLDFRKLMSDFAQNLRRDLLVQAPQLDLNNLFLADGSILGGEAVQKCLDLPVVQETALPKRGQIHSCVEVRNSGQVQRFAAYRLRLDTPISIFVVLSPGELFPSARQERMVLRALTMLRASALEIAIVSSKKVMKKERFLEGLCFGLYCDPSMIRINLGELGIPLSLPASVLIVSTADGLSSPRWTSPSGLSYRLGNTWVTLIPSSDIESMKNSLQQEGAALGFHFSFGSPAGDLMEISRSYHEARRTFSLLRDFSLPPGVYFYEELSLFGLLQSMSKLPEARDVWKRFWEPLEKDPSQARRSLPLKELASMLVSRDFNAKSCAEGLHLHYNTVRNYLREIEALLKVDLNNPHHRLGITLGCHINGSLARERPSMP